One genomic segment of Theobroma cacao cultivar B97-61/B2 chromosome 6, Criollo_cocoa_genome_V2, whole genome shotgun sequence includes these proteins:
- the LOC18596972 gene encoding vesicle-associated protein 4-2, with protein MAIETEQKSPSDGKVWGFFKLPFLQIGNNTSTTSSSSSASHLYGQSQPHVEGSNHQGSANSVSSVAKSLLPTRRRLKLDPGSKLYFPYEPGKQVRSAVRIKNTSKSFVAFKFQTTAPKSCFMRPPGAILAPGESIIATVFKFVEHPENNEKPMDQKSKVKFKIMSLKVKGPMDYVPELFDEQKDQVAIEQILRVVFLDPGRPCPALEKLKRQLADADAALEARKKPPEDTGPRIIGEGLVIDEWKERRERYLARQQVEGVDSA; from the exons ATGGCAATAGAAACTGAGCAAAAGTCACCGTCCGATGGCAAAGTTTGGGGATTTTTTAAGCTTCCGTTTCTGCAAATCGGGAACAATACCAGCACGACGTCGTCTTCTTCCTCGGCTTCTCATCTTTACGGTCAAAGTCAACCTCACGTTGAAGGATCGAACCATCAAGGCTCTGCGAATTCGGTTTCTTCGGTCGCAAAGTCACTTCTGCCTACTCGGCGTCGGCTCAAGCTTGATCCGGGCAGCAAGCTCTACTTTCCAT ATGAGCCTGGAAAACAGGTGAGAAGCGCGGTCAGGATAAAGAACACGAGCAAGTCATTTGTAGCTTTCAAG TTTCAAACAACAGCACCGAAGAGTTGTTTCATGCGTCCTCCAGGTGCTATTCTTGCTCCTGGTGAGAGCATCATAGCAACTG TGTTCAAGTTCGTGGAGCATCCTGAGAACAATGAAAAACCAATGGATCAAAAGAGCAAggttaagtttaaaatcatgaGTCTCAAAGTGAAAGGTCCAATGGACTATGTACCTGAGCTG TTTGATGAGCAGAAAGATCAAGTGGCAATAGAGCAAATATTACGGGTTGTTTTTCTAGATCCTGGGCGGCCTTGTCCT GCTCTCGAAAAATTGAAGCGCCAATTAGCTGATGCTGATGCTGCACTTGAGGCCCGCAAAAAGCCTCCAGAGGATACAGGTCCAAGGATTATTGGGGAAGGACTTGTCATAGATGAATGG AAGGAGCGAAGGGAAAGATACCTCGCTCGACAGCAGGTTGAAGGAGTAGACTCAGCTTAA
- the LOC18596973 gene encoding uncharacterized protein LOC18596973 — MILHIPASVKAPLLSSPRKLQKLTNTKARFSPGKLYIIRGCSSQGEGEKKTERRSFLTLEEAGLVEISGLSTHERFLCRLTISSLNLLRVISEQEGCSIEELNAGRVCDWFVKDKLKREQNLDSAVLQWDESEFPI, encoded by the exons ATGATTTTACACATACCAGCTTCTGTAAAGGCTCCATTGCTATCCAGTCCTAGAAAGCTTCAAAAACTAACGAACACAAAAGCCAGGTTTTCACCAGGcaagttgtatatcataagAGGATGTAGTAGCCAAGGAGAAGGAGAGAAGAAGACGGAAAGGAGAAGTTTCTTGACTCTAGAAGAAGCTGGTCTGGTTGAGATATCTGGGTTAAGCACTCACGAGAGGTTCCTCTGTCGATTAACG ATATCATCTTTAAATCTGCTAAGAGTGATATCAGAGCAAGAAGGATGCTCGATTGAGGAGCTGAATGCAGGAAGGGTATGTGACTGGTTTGTGAAGGATAAACTGAAAAGAGAACAAAACTTAGATTCTGCAGTTCTTCAATGGGATGAATCTGAATTCCCAATTTGA